Proteins encoded together in one Pirellulales bacterium window:
- a CDS encoding Gfo/Idh/MocA family oxidoreductase yields the protein MQNDKVRFGILGCARIVRRAMHAGIEQSGVATTLAIASRDRDLGAAWAREFAIPRHYDSYEALIDDPDIDAVYIPLPNELHRPWTLRAAAAGKHVLCEKPLGLTAEDAADMVEACRQHGVILMEAFMWRHHPRVTRVRQMLADGTIGDLRLVKLDFSFDIDRGDWRLDPQHGGGAVCDLGCYGINAARLFAGCEPKEVYARGVRYESGVDMTLSAQLVFPNGVMALFDSSFECPFRCRLEIVGTKGAVELPGGVLPDPEATLIVTTEAGTQTVRFPAAQQYAEQVKAFCAGIANGRLSEPAEGGLANMRVLDAVRTAAGLELPTSQGG from the coding sequence ATGCAGAACGACAAGGTCCGCTTCGGCATCCTGGGTTGTGCCCGGATCGTGCGGCGTGCCATGCACGCGGGCATCGAACAATCGGGGGTGGCGACGACCCTGGCCATCGCCAGCCGGGACCGTGATCTCGGCGCCGCGTGGGCGCGGGAATTCGCCATCCCCCGCCACTACGATTCGTACGAGGCCCTGATCGATGATCCCGACATCGACGCCGTCTATATCCCGCTGCCGAACGAATTGCACCGCCCCTGGACGTTGCGTGCCGCGGCGGCCGGCAAGCATGTGCTGTGCGAGAAACCGCTTGGCCTTACCGCCGAAGACGCCGCCGACATGGTCGAGGCCTGCCGTCAGCATGGCGTGATCCTGATGGAGGCGTTCATGTGGCGCCACCATCCGCGAGTGACACGGGTGCGGCAGATGTTGGCCGACGGCACGATCGGCGATTTGCGCCTCGTCAAGCTCGACTTCTCGTTCGATATCGATCGTGGCGATTGGCGACTCGACCCGCAACATGGTGGCGGCGCCGTGTGCGACCTGGGCTGCTACGGCATCAACGCCGCGCGCCTCTTTGCCGGCTGCGAGCCCAAAGAAGTCTATGCCCGGGGCGTGCGTTATGAATCGGGCGTCGATATGACGCTGTCCGCCCAACTCGTGTTTCCGAATGGCGTGATGGCACTTTTCGACAGCAGCTTCGAGTGCCCTTTTCGTTGCCGTCTCGAGATCGTGGGCACGAAAGGCGCCGTCGAGTTGCCTGGCGGCGTGCTCCCCGATCCCGAAGCGACCTTGATCGTCACCACGGAAGCAGGGACGCAAACCGTACGGTTTCCGGCGGCGCAGCAGTATGCCGAACAGGTCAAGGCGTTCTGCGCCGGGATCGCCAACGGCCGCTTGTCCGAGCCGGCTGAAGGGGGTTTGGCGAACATGCGCGTGCTCGATGCGGTGCGCACGGCCGCCGGTCTCGAATTGCCCACCTCGCAGGGTGGTTAG